Proteins encoded together in one Planctomyces sp. SH-PL14 window:
- a CDS encoding RNA polymerase sigma-70 factor, with translation MVSGPSDNLAEYQALRDELGRIAYRMLGSLADVDDVLQEAYLRWSRVDLKEVESPRAFLISIVTRLCIDRRREIDIRKEHYPGPWLPEPIVTSSQGAGVPVERDESVSLAFLYVLERLTPVERAAYLLRKVFDFEYAELSSILDKSVDNCRQIVSRAETRVMEGRPRFTPSSQDVSDLSERFLAACASGDLQGLLSILRSDAELISDGGGKATAARRPILGADAIARFFLGIFRKAPPGGRAERIEVNGQPGLALLVGTAMVGIYAFDVEEGQIRGIYVIRNPDKLVRASIGGPTGESGA, from the coding sequence GTGGTCAGCGGACCTTCGGACAACCTGGCGGAGTATCAGGCGCTCCGCGACGAGCTCGGACGGATCGCGTACCGGATGCTCGGCTCGCTGGCGGATGTCGACGACGTCCTCCAGGAGGCGTACCTGCGGTGGTCGCGAGTCGACCTGAAGGAGGTCGAATCTCCGCGGGCCTTTCTGATCTCGATCGTGACGCGGCTCTGCATTGACCGACGGCGGGAGATCGACATTCGCAAGGAACATTACCCGGGGCCCTGGCTCCCCGAACCGATCGTGACGTCATCCCAGGGGGCAGGCGTGCCTGTAGAGCGGGACGAGTCGGTCTCGCTGGCGTTCCTGTACGTCCTCGAGCGGCTGACGCCGGTGGAGCGGGCGGCGTATCTGCTTCGGAAGGTGTTCGACTTTGAATACGCGGAGCTGAGCAGCATCCTCGACAAGTCGGTCGACAACTGCCGGCAGATCGTCTCGCGGGCCGAGACGCGGGTCATGGAAGGCCGTCCGCGGTTCACTCCTTCTTCGCAGGACGTTTCCGACCTGAGCGAGCGGTTCCTGGCGGCGTGCGCCTCGGGGGATCTGCAGGGGCTGCTGTCGATCCTCCGCAGCGATGCCGAGCTGATCTCGGACGGTGGAGGAAAGGCGACGGCGGCGCGGCGGCCGATTCTGGGCGCGGACGCGATTGCCCGGTTCTTCCTGGGGATCTTCCGCAAGGCGCCGCCGGGAGGTCGGGCGGAGCGGATCGAGGTCAACGGGCAGCCGGGGTTGGCGTTGCTGGTCGGGACCGCGATGGTGGGGATTTATGCCTTCGATGTGGAGGAGGGGCAGATTCGCGGGATTTATGTGATCCGGAATCCGGACAAGCTGGTGCGGGCTTCGATTGGCGGGCCGACGGGAGAGAGTGGTGCCTAG
- a CDS encoding glycosyltransferase family 2 protein, which translates to MLLGNGSGPDLHGTPYTRDWYLSLRGMLGEGACRQLGFYAIPEDFVLSVVIPVYNEKRTIRDILARVRAVPVRKEIVIVEDCSRDGTIEILKEIETEAAAWNDPLNRLAVHYHPRNRGKGAAVRTGFAKATGDAVIIQDADLEYDPEEIPRLLQPIVEGEADAVFGSRFLGDQPHRVLYFWHYLANKVLTTLSNCFTNLNLTDMETCYKLFKKSVLDDIGPKLRQDRFGIEPELTARVARRRYRVFEMSISYHGRTYEEGKKIGLKDGFQALWCIVRYGLYD; encoded by the coding sequence ATGCTGCTGGGGAACGGCTCGGGGCCCGACCTGCACGGCACCCCCTACACCCGTGACTGGTACCTGTCGCTGCGTGGGATGCTGGGCGAAGGAGCCTGTCGTCAGCTGGGGTTCTACGCGATTCCGGAAGACTTCGTTCTCTCGGTCGTGATCCCGGTCTACAACGAGAAGCGGACGATCCGCGACATCCTGGCCCGTGTCCGTGCCGTTCCGGTCCGGAAGGAGATCGTGATCGTCGAGGACTGCAGCCGCGACGGGACGATCGAGATCCTGAAGGAGATCGAGACCGAGGCGGCGGCGTGGAACGATCCGCTGAACCGGCTGGCGGTTCATTACCACCCGCGGAACCGGGGCAAGGGGGCGGCGGTCCGGACCGGGTTTGCGAAGGCGACCGGCGACGCGGTCATCATCCAGGATGCGGACCTGGAGTATGACCCGGAGGAAATTCCGCGGCTGCTGCAGCCGATCGTCGAAGGGGAGGCGGACGCGGTCTTCGGGAGCCGGTTCCTGGGGGATCAGCCGCACCGCGTGCTTTACTTCTGGCACTACCTTGCGAATAAGGTTCTGACGACGCTTTCGAACTGCTTCACGAATCTCAACCTGACCGACATGGAGACGTGCTACAAGCTGTTCAAGAAGAGCGTTCTGGACGACATCGGCCCGAAGTTGCGGCAGGACCGGTTCGGGATCGAGCCGGAGCTGACGGCCCGTGTTGCTCGTCGCCGCTACCGTGTCTTCGAGATGTCGATCAGCTACCACGGCCGAACGTACGAAGAGGGGAAGAAGATCGGTCTGAAGGATGGCTTTCAGGCGCTGTGGTGCATCGTTCGGTACGGGCTCTACGACTGA
- a CDS encoding FAD:protein FMN transferase, with protein sequence MTTVPAPRRLLDVKRCQWVAAGLLGAVVGFLGAVSGAEPHGPQKPTAPAETAKPAPELSRYEAREFHMGQPIILVLYAADDEAAQAASRVVFDRFAELDRTFSDYKEESELSRLCRDYRVGEPVSISSDLFQVLKESQRVSEATDGLFDVTLAPVIRLWRQARRTRKLPDAEILRQALARVGSEKMRLDERNSTVTFSEPGMQLDLGGIGVGWTLDDVGRRLKDRGIHQFLIDASGDILCGDPPPGRSGWRVAVQPLLEDGSQPVLLSLRNRSVTTSGDAYRFVEIDGKRYSHIVDPETGMGLTGRASVTLVASKAVDADAFSKGVSVLGVERGLKFVESMPGFECSFVVVVDGMPRRVVSRGFPELEEHATATPVSQ encoded by the coding sequence GTGACGACCGTTCCCGCGCCGCGCCGACTGCTGGACGTCAAGAGGTGTCAGTGGGTGGCGGCGGGACTTCTCGGCGCGGTCGTTGGATTCCTTGGGGCGGTCTCGGGGGCCGAACCTCACGGCCCTCAGAAGCCGACAGCCCCCGCCGAAACGGCGAAGCCCGCTCCGGAACTCTCGCGGTATGAAGCCCGCGAGTTCCACATGGGGCAGCCGATCATCCTCGTTCTGTACGCCGCGGACGACGAAGCGGCCCAGGCCGCTTCGCGGGTCGTGTTCGACCGGTTCGCCGAACTGGACCGGACCTTCAGCGACTACAAGGAAGAGAGCGAGCTGAGCCGGCTCTGCCGCGATTACCGTGTCGGGGAGCCCGTATCGATCAGCTCCGATCTCTTTCAGGTGCTCAAGGAGTCCCAGCGGGTCTCCGAAGCGACCGACGGACTGTTCGACGTCACGCTCGCACCGGTCATCCGGCTCTGGCGGCAGGCCCGCCGCACCCGCAAGCTCCCGGACGCCGAGATCCTGCGGCAGGCGCTGGCTCGTGTCGGCTCTGAGAAGATGCGGCTCGACGAGCGGAACTCGACCGTCACGTTCTCCGAGCCGGGGATGCAGCTCGACCTGGGGGGGATCGGCGTCGGCTGGACGCTGGACGATGTGGGCCGACGCCTGAAGGATCGCGGAATTCATCAATTCCTCATCGACGCCAGCGGAGACATCCTCTGCGGCGATCCTCCCCCCGGCCGGTCCGGGTGGCGCGTCGCCGTGCAGCCGCTTCTCGAAGACGGGTCCCAGCCGGTCCTGCTCAGTCTGCGGAACCGGTCCGTGACCACCTCCGGGGACGCCTACCGCTTCGTCGAGATCGATGGAAAGCGGTACTCGCACATCGTCGATCCCGAGACCGGCATGGGGCTGACGGGCCGCGCCAGCGTGACCCTTGTCGCATCGAAAGCGGTCGATGCGGATGCCTTTTCGAAGGGAGTCAGCGTCCTCGGCGTGGAGCGCGGGCTGAAGTTCGTCGAGTCGATGCCGGGCTTTGAGTGCAGCTTCGTCGTCGTGGTTGACGGAATGCCGCGGCGGGTCGTTTCGCGGGGATTCCCGGAGCTGGAAGAACACGCGACAGCCACGCCGGTTTCGCAGTAA
- a CDS encoding response regulator, whose product MEGSGPRPPSTANLLRILLIDDDQEDQILTRDLLAESMGDRVHLDWVSTYEAALTAVRECQHDAYLLDYRLGARTGLDLLREPDLRNCNAPIIFLTGQGEREVDLEAMRLGAADFLTKDGLTAATLERTLRHSLERHRDRAELKRLNEVLETRVAERTRDLERANAALRLADQRKDEFLAILAHELRNPLAPIANVVGLIPYVADDAGIRAEIHDTMRRQVGILTRLVDDLLEVSRISQGKIELRLGTCDARAITRDAIESARPLIEKKGQRLEVEVADDVVPLFADATRMTQVICNLLNNASKFTDEGGTVTVSLAADPDAVIIHVADNGIGMSADALSRIFELFAQVESTLERSQGGLGIGLTLARTLVEMHGGTLTAASDGPGQGSRFTIRLPRTPAAAAKGTRAATVGAVAPDSATQTLGRTPRRRVLIVDDNVDSATTLSRLLALKEQDVRVAHDGVAAVETAREFRPDLIFMDIGLPGWNGYDVVRQIRTEPWGQGMQIVALTGWGQAEDRRKSREAGFDDHFVKPVPSAVLDQLLTSLGESP is encoded by the coding sequence ATGGAAGGCTCCGGCCCCCGCCCCCCCAGCACCGCGAACCTGCTGCGGATCCTCCTCATCGACGACGATCAGGAGGACCAGATCCTCACGCGGGATCTGCTTGCCGAGTCCATGGGGGACCGCGTTCATCTGGACTGGGTCTCGACCTACGAGGCGGCTCTCACCGCGGTCCGCGAGTGTCAGCATGACGCGTACCTGCTGGACTACCGGCTCGGTGCGCGGACCGGCCTCGACCTGCTGCGGGAACCGGACCTCCGGAACTGCAACGCGCCGATCATCTTCCTGACCGGCCAGGGGGAGCGGGAGGTCGACCTCGAGGCGATGCGCCTCGGTGCGGCGGACTTCCTCACCAAGGACGGGCTGACCGCCGCCACGCTGGAGCGGACGCTGCGGCACTCGCTGGAGCGGCACCGTGACCGAGCCGAGCTGAAACGTCTCAACGAAGTGCTGGAGACGCGCGTCGCGGAACGGACCCGGGACTTGGAACGGGCGAATGCCGCCTTGAGGCTGGCGGACCAGCGGAAGGACGAGTTCCTGGCGATCCTGGCCCACGAGCTCCGCAACCCGCTGGCGCCGATCGCCAACGTCGTCGGCCTGATCCCGTATGTGGCGGACGATGCCGGGATCCGGGCCGAGATTCATGACACGATGCGGCGGCAGGTCGGAATCCTGACCCGGCTGGTGGACGACCTCCTGGAGGTGAGCCGCATCAGCCAGGGGAAGATCGAACTCCGGCTCGGCACCTGCGATGCCCGCGCCATCACGCGCGACGCGATCGAGTCGGCCCGCCCGCTGATTGAGAAGAAGGGGCAGCGTCTGGAGGTCGAAGTGGCCGACGACGTCGTTCCGCTGTTCGCCGACGCGACGCGGATGACGCAGGTCATCTGCAACCTCCTCAACAACGCCTCCAAGTTTACGGACGAGGGGGGAACGGTGACGGTCTCCCTGGCGGCCGATCCGGACGCCGTCATCATCCACGTGGCCGACAACGGCATCGGGATGTCGGCCGACGCGCTGTCGCGGATCTTCGAGCTGTTCGCTCAGGTGGAATCGACCCTGGAGCGGTCGCAGGGAGGGCTGGGGATCGGACTGACGCTGGCCCGGACGCTGGTCGAGATGCACGGCGGCACCCTGACGGCGGCGAGTGACGGTCCCGGACAGGGAAGCCGGTTTACGATCCGTCTGCCTCGGACTCCGGCGGCGGCGGCGAAAGGGACGCGAGCGGCGACTGTTGGAGCCGTCGCTCCGGATTCCGCCACGCAGACTCTCGGACGAACGCCGCGACGGCGGGTGTTAATCGTCGACGACAACGTCGATTCCGCGACCACCCTTTCGAGGCTTCTCGCGCTCAAGGAGCAGGATGTCCGGGTGGCGCACGACGGCGTCGCGGCGGTGGAGACGGCCCGCGAGTTCCGTCCCGACCTGATCTTCATGGATATCGGTCTCCCGGGCTGGAACGGATACGATGTCGTCCGGCAGATCCGCACCGAACCCTGGGGGCAGGGGATGCAGATCGTCGCCCTCACCGGATGGGGGCAGGCGGAGGATCGCCGCAAATCGCGGGAGGCCGGATTCGACGATCATTTCGTCAAGCCCGTCCCTTCCGCCGTTCTCGATCAGCTCCTCACCAGTCTCGGAGAGTCGCCGTGA
- a CDS encoding response regulator produces the protein MPDKRAITILMADDDADDRLMTREAFEASHLKNELRFVENGVELLDYLYRRGPYSDPASSPRPSIILLDLNMPKKDGREVLEEIKSDPDLRNIRIIVLTTSKAEEDIYRTYNLGAASYITKPVTFESLVDVVKTLGKYWLEIVELDEGRSGN, from the coding sequence ATGCCTGATAAACGCGCGATCACCATTCTGATGGCGGACGACGACGCGGACGACCGCCTGATGACCCGGGAGGCGTTCGAAGCCAGCCACCTCAAAAACGAGCTGCGGTTCGTCGAGAACGGCGTCGAGCTGCTGGACTACCTCTACCGGCGCGGCCCGTACTCCGATCCCGCCTCGTCCCCCCGGCCGAGCATCATCCTGCTCGACCTGAACATGCCGAAGAAGGACGGGCGGGAAGTCCTGGAGGAGATCAAGAGCGATCCGGACCTCCGCAACATCCGGATCATCGTCCTGACCACCTCCAAGGCGGAAGAAGACATCTACCGGACTTACAATCTGGGGGCGGCTTCGTACATTACGAAGCCGGTGACCTTCGAGTCCCTGGTCGATGTCGTCAAGACGCTGGGGAAGTACTGGCTGGAGATCGTCGAACTCGACGAAGGCCGATCGGGAAACTGA
- a CDS encoding sensor histidine kinase, whose translation MKSLIGKGAAVGFALAAAAVVVAAIVVHLNLTGIRQNEEQVVHTFEVIDCLDEILLQIVNAETGQRGLIITENDAYLTLFKTALPTVSEQLDRLDSLVEDNPPQAERTGRLRQQVDLRLQTLQRGVKVTQEEGQAAGMKHVLAGIGRAQMVQIRETVSEMEAAERKLLAERDRDLRTSHRSATWINVATALLGLGMIAVAFQMSRQELETRRKANEELEGKVEERTQELNEMNTALRTSNRELEQFASVASHDLQEPLRKIEAFGDRLKTRSTTLEETSRDYLERILASASRMRTLINDLLSFSRVTTRAQPFARINLDKVAREVVSDLEGRLQQVSGRVEIGPLPEIEADPTQIRQLFQNLIGNALKFHKPDVPPVVQVAGQMLSPSRKGAQVELTVKDNGIGFEEVYLDRIFEVFQRLHGRNEYEGTGIGLAICRKIAERHGGTITARSRPEQGAEFIVTLPVQQNTEETNHA comes from the coding sequence ATGAAATCGTTGATCGGCAAAGGAGCCGCTGTCGGCTTCGCTCTCGCCGCGGCCGCCGTCGTCGTGGCGGCGATCGTCGTGCACCTCAACCTGACCGGGATCCGGCAGAATGAGGAACAGGTCGTCCACACCTTCGAGGTCATCGACTGCCTCGACGAAATCCTTCTGCAGATCGTCAACGCCGAGACCGGGCAGCGGGGCCTGATCATCACGGAGAACGACGCCTACCTGACGTTGTTCAAGACCGCCCTGCCGACCGTCTCGGAGCAACTGGATCGCCTCGACAGCCTCGTTGAGGACAACCCGCCGCAAGCGGAACGGACCGGTCGCCTCCGCCAGCAGGTCGACCTCCGGCTGCAGACTCTCCAGCGAGGGGTCAAGGTCACGCAGGAAGAAGGGCAGGCCGCGGGAATGAAGCACGTACTGGCCGGGATCGGCCGGGCACAGATGGTCCAGATCCGCGAGACCGTCTCGGAAATGGAAGCCGCGGAGCGAAAACTTCTCGCCGAGCGCGACCGGGACCTCCGGACGAGCCACCGATCGGCGACATGGATCAACGTCGCGACGGCCCTCCTGGGACTGGGGATGATCGCCGTCGCGTTCCAGATGAGCCGCCAGGAACTCGAGACGCGGCGGAAGGCGAACGAGGAACTCGAAGGGAAGGTCGAGGAGCGGACCCAGGAGCTGAACGAGATGAACACGGCCCTGCGGACCAGCAACCGCGAACTGGAACAGTTCGCCTCCGTCGCCTCGCATGACCTGCAGGAGCCGCTCCGGAAGATCGAAGCCTTCGGCGATCGCCTGAAGACCCGCTCGACGACGCTGGAGGAAACCAGCCGCGACTACCTGGAGCGGATCCTCGCTTCGGCGTCGCGGATGCGGACCCTGATCAACGATCTCCTCAGCTTTTCGCGGGTCACGACGCGGGCTCAGCCCTTCGCCCGGATCAACCTCGACAAAGTCGCCCGCGAGGTGGTCTCCGACCTGGAGGGGCGCTTGCAGCAGGTCTCGGGGCGCGTTGAAATCGGCCCCCTGCCGGAGATCGAGGCGGATCCGACACAGATCCGCCAGTTGTTCCAGAACCTGATCGGAAACGCCCTCAAATTCCATAAACCTGATGTCCCGCCGGTGGTCCAGGTCGCCGGGCAGATGCTCTCCCCATCCCGCAAAGGGGCCCAGGTGGAGCTGACCGTCAAGGACAACGGCATCGGGTTCGAAGAAGTCTACCTCGACCGGATCTTCGAGGTGTTCCAGCGGCTGCACGGCCGAAACGAGTACGAAGGGACCGGGATCGGTCTCGCGATCTGCCGGAAGATCGCCGAACGTCACGGAGGGACCATTACCGCCCGCAGCCGTCCTGAACAGGGAGCCGAATTCATCGTGACGCTTCCCGTCCAGCAGAATACGGAGGAAACGAACCATGCCTGA
- a CDS encoding M20 family metallopeptidase, giving the protein MNAFDQSVATCVRGRFDDYVATRRHIHRNPEPSRFEHETSRYILARLSAAAVPARLMEGGTGVVADLAVGNAAETGPVIALRADIDALRLQDQKSCEYRSTRDGICHACGHDCHTTMVLEGLLSTVRVLAEGATPPRPFRLRAIFQPAEETGEGAVSMVRQGAMAGVSAILGLHVEPELPCGTVGIRYGALTANLDEVQITITGRGGHSARPHYTDDPVAAAVQLLSAYYTLLPRAVDSRSPSVFTAGKIAGGTLCNVIPDRVEILGTLRNVDHVIRATLQRRMREIAAGVSQATGATIDLQFLCPLDAVINDRAVTESLHDAAKFVVGEAGVRILDWPSLGAEDFGGFLTEAPGAMLRLGCARPGGEKWPQLHAPTFDIDEQALLIGSQILLLAAARVAQRISPAS; this is encoded by the coding sequence ATGAACGCTTTCGACCAGTCCGTCGCCACCTGTGTCCGCGGACGGTTCGACGACTATGTGGCGACGCGCCGTCACATCCATCGCAATCCGGAGCCGAGCCGGTTTGAGCACGAGACCTCCCGCTACATCCTGGCTCGTCTTTCGGCAGCGGCGGTTCCGGCCCGGCTGATGGAAGGGGGGACGGGGGTCGTCGCCGATCTGGCGGTAGGCAATGCCGCCGAAACCGGCCCGGTCATCGCGCTGCGGGCGGACATCGACGCCCTGCGGCTCCAGGACCAGAAGAGCTGTGAGTACCGCTCGACGCGGGACGGGATCTGCCACGCTTGCGGGCACGACTGCCACACGACGATGGTCCTTGAAGGGCTGTTGTCGACCGTCCGCGTTCTGGCCGAGGGGGCGACTCCGCCGCGTCCTTTCCGGCTTCGCGCGATTTTTCAGCCGGCAGAGGAGACCGGCGAAGGGGCGGTCTCGATGGTTCGGCAGGGGGCGATGGCGGGGGTGTCGGCGATCCTCGGACTTCATGTCGAGCCGGAGTTGCCGTGTGGGACCGTGGGCATCCGGTATGGGGCGCTGACCGCCAATCTCGATGAGGTCCAGATCACGATCACGGGCCGGGGGGGGCACTCGGCCCGGCCGCATTACACGGACGATCCTGTTGCTGCTGCGGTCCAGTTGCTCTCGGCTTACTACACGCTTCTGCCGCGGGCGGTCGATTCCCGGAGCCCTTCGGTCTTTACGGCGGGGAAGATCGCGGGCGGCACGCTCTGCAATGTCATTCCGGACCGGGTGGAGATCCTGGGGACTCTCCGGAATGTCGATCATGTGATCCGGGCGACGCTTCAGCGGCGGATGCGGGAGATTGCGGCGGGAGTGAGCCAAGCGACGGGGGCGACGATCGACCTTCAGTTCCTCTGTCCGCTGGATGCGGTGATCAATGACCGGGCGGTGACCGAGTCCCTTCACGATGCGGCGAAGTTCGTCGTCGGGGAGGCGGGGGTCCGAATTCTGGATTGGCCGAGTCTTGGGGCGGAGGATTTTGGCGGGTTTCTGACGGAGGCTCCTGGCGCGATGCTGCGGCTGGGGTGTGCCCGGCCGGGTGGGGAGAAGTGGCCGCAGTTGCATGCTCCGACGTTTGATATTGATGAGCAGGCGTTGTTGATTGGATCTCAGATTCTGCTGCTGGCGGCGGCGCGAGTCGCTCAGCGCATTTCTCCGGCGAGCTGA
- a CDS encoding glutamine amidotransferase, with protein sequence MPAPILYFGDTSLTTAAAYLGGLLAKAGWIFDYVASDVASDAPEIVDGRSLVILSDYPSARMSPGVAEAVVEAVSRGTGLVMLGGWESYHGLGGDWDRSAVAKILPVDISPADDRRNCDHPVFLQPVSDHPILRGLPWKDRPPLIGGFNQVRPKPGAEVLLEGVHVRARFTPAGLEATPTDRTPLLAVSHHGSGRVACLMTDVAPHWVGPLVDWGDARITAQAPGAGEVEVGSLYALFFTQLLEWAMKR encoded by the coding sequence ATGCCGGCCCCCATTCTCTACTTCGGCGACACCAGCCTGACCACCGCCGCCGCGTACCTCGGGGGCCTCCTCGCGAAGGCGGGTTGGATCTTCGACTACGTCGCCAGCGACGTTGCCAGCGACGCTCCGGAGATCGTCGACGGACGGTCGCTCGTGATTCTCAGCGACTATCCGTCGGCCAGGATGAGCCCGGGCGTCGCGGAGGCGGTCGTGGAGGCGGTCTCCCGCGGCACCGGCCTCGTGATGCTCGGGGGCTGGGAGTCGTACCACGGTCTGGGGGGAGACTGGGACCGCTCGGCGGTCGCGAAGATCCTCCCCGTTGACATCTCTCCAGCCGACGATCGCCGGAACTGCGACCATCCGGTCTTCCTGCAGCCGGTTTCCGATCACCCGATCCTCCGCGGCCTCCCCTGGAAAGATCGCCCCCCGCTGATTGGTGGATTCAATCAGGTCCGTCCGAAGCCCGGCGCGGAGGTCCTCCTTGAAGGGGTCCATGTCCGGGCGCGCTTTACACCCGCGGGTCTCGAAGCGACCCCGACGGACCGCACGCCGCTCCTGGCGGTCTCGCACCACGGCTCCGGTCGCGTCGCCTGCCTGATGACCGATGTCGCCCCCCACTGGGTCGGGCCGCTGGTCGACTGGGGAGACGCGCGGATCACGGCCCAGGCTCCCGGAGCAGGCGAAGTCGAAGTGGGGAGCCTGTATGCCCTGTTCTTCACTCAGTTGCTCGAGTGGGCGATGAAACGCTGA